Genomic window (Pseudomonas sp. L5B5):
GTTCCCGTGAAGCACGTCCCTGGCTCTGGTCCAGCACGGCATAGGGCACATGGTTCAGGTCATAGGTCGCGCCATAACCGAACAGCAGCGACTGGACGATCGCCGGGGCGATCAGGATCACTCGGTTGGCCGGGTCCTTGACGATGGCCAGGCATTCCTTCTGGAACAGGAACAGCAGTTCACGCACGAAATTCATCAACTTTTCCATGGCTTCAATCCAGCTTCTTGCGCGTGCAAAGACGTGCCGCATTCAGGAGCAACACTGCATAGGCTGTGAGGATCGCCAGGTTCTTCAGCACCAGCGGCCCGTTGTTGCCCGCCAGGAACAGGGTCTTCACCAGCTCCATGAAATAGGTCGCCGGCAGGATCGAGCCGACCACGCGGATGAATGTCGGCACGTTGCGCAGATCGAACAGGAACCCCGACAGCATCAACGCCGGCAGGAAGCTGAAGATGATCGCGATCTGGCTCGCCAGGAACTGGTTGCGGGTCTTCGCCGAGATCAGCAGGCCGATTCCCAGGGTTACCAGCAGGTACAGCATCGAGCTGAACAGCAAGAGCACCAGCGAGCCCTGGATCGGTACCTGGAACAGCAGCCGCGCCGAGACCAGGCACATCAGCAATCCCAGCAGGCCGACCACGAAGTAGGGAATGATCTTGGCCAGCAGGATCTCGATCGACTTGACCGGGGTGACGAACAGCGACTCAAGCGTGCCCCGCTCCCACTCGCGAGCCAGCACCAGTGACGTCAGGAACGCCCCCACCAGCGTCATGATCAGGGCGATCAGCCCGGGAACCAGATACCAGGTACTGCTGTTGGCCGCGTTGAACCACATGCGTTCCACGATCACCACCCGCCCCGAGGCGGGTGCCTGCAGAGTCCGATCCAGCCGCTGCTGTTGCCAGACCGCCAGTGCGCCTCTGACATAGCGCCCCAACGTCGCCGCGCTGTTGGCATCGGCGCCATGCAGCAACAACTGCAAGCGCGCGTCATGCTGTTCGAGCCGCCTGGAAAAGTCGGCCGGCACCCGCACGATGCCATCGACCCGGCGCTTGTCCATCAGTGCCTGCGCCTCGGCCATGCTGGTGACTCGGGTGACCGCGAAGTAGGCGGAGCTTTCGAGCTTGGCCACCACCTCCCTGGCGACGGGCGAACTGTCTTCCAGGACCACGGCCAGTGGCGTATTGCGAATATCCAGCGACAGGCCGTAGCCAAATATCAGGATGAGCACGATGGGCAGGATCACGCCTATGGCCATGTTGCTCTTGTCCCGCAACAACTGGCGGAACTCCTTCTTGGTCAGCGCCACCAAGCGGCGCCTGAAACCTGATGCAGATCCATTGAGTTCGGACATGGCGGCTCCTTACTGCCCTGTGGCACGGGCTTGTGCCCGGGCTCGCTCGACAACGGCAATGAACGCACTGTCCATGTCGGCCAGCGCCTCGCTGCCCTGCTGGCGCACTTGCTCAGGAGTGCCCAGGGCCAACAGGCGTCCGGCATCCTGGATGACGATGCGATCGCAGTACTCGGCCTCTTCCATGAAATGGGTGGTGATGACGATCGTGGTGCCGCTTTGTGCCAGGGCGGTGATCCGTCGCCAGAAGGCCCTGCGGGCCAGGGGATCGATGCCGCTGGTGGGCTCGTCGAGGAACAGGATCTGCGGTTCGTGCAGTAGTGCGACCGCCATGGCCAGGCGCTGCTTGTAGCCACCGGGCAACTCGCCGCTGCGGGCATGCTTGTGCTCGTCGAGGTCGAACTGCTCGAGCATCAGCGCCATCCTCTCGTGCAACCGGGCCCCATGCAGGCCATAGGCGCCGCCGAAGAAACGCAGGTTTTCCACGGCCGACAGGTTGGCGTACAGGGCGAACTTCTGCGATACGTAGCCAATCTTGCGTCGCGCGGCCGCCCGCGCGGTACGCAGGTTGACGCCGGCGACTTCCAGGTAGCCACTGGAGGCTGGAAGCAAACCGCAGAGCATGCGGAATGTCGTGGTCTTGCCGGCGCCGTTGGGGCCCAGCAAACCGAAGATCTCGCCCTTCAGGACCTGGAACGAGGTGTTGGCAACCGCGGTGAAGTCGCCGAACTTGCGCACCAGGTCACGGACCTCGATCACCACCGCACGCTCCTCTGCGATGTCATCCGCGCTGTCGTTGGCCGCCGGCGGCGGTTCTGCAGTCACCACGACGGCGTCTTTGACCTGTTGCCTGAGCAGCACCATGAAACCATCTTCCAGGCGTGCTGCCAGGGCCCGGGGCTCGGCCAGGTCGGCCAGGGGCTCGATCTGCGCTAATGAAGCGCGGGCATCGCGAATGAAACGAACCTTGCCACCTTCAGGCACCGCGTCGATGACGTGCTCGCGGTCATCGAGCAAACGTGCCTGCAGCGACCTGGCCGGTGTGCCGTGGCGCGGGACGACCCCGTAGCACATGCCTTGCGCCAGCTCGCACAGATGGGCCGGTGGGCCCTGGGCGATCAACCGTCCCTGGTACAGCACGAACACCTGGGCGCAACGCTGGGCTTCGTCCATGTAGGCGGTGCTGATCAGCACCGTCAGGTTTTCCTGTTCGATCAGTTGCTCGATGATGCTCCACAGTTCCCGGCGCGACAGAGGGTCCACCCCTACCGTGGGTTCGTCCAGCAGCAACAGCTGCGGAGAACGGACCAGCGTGCAGGCCAGCCCCAGTTTCTGCTTCATGCCGCCGGAAAGTTGCCCGGCCAACCGGCTGCGGAATCGCTCGAGGTCCATCATCTGCAGCAGTCGGGAAAACCGCTCGTCACGCTGCGGACCGCAGACACCGTGCAGGTCGGCATAAAGCTCCAGGTTCTCCTGGACAGTCAGGTCTTCGTACAGCCCGAACTTCTGGGGCATGTAGCTGATGCGATCCTGCACCTGCTGTGGCTGTGCGCCGACATCCAGGCCCAGTACGCTCAGTTGTCCGGCATCGGCCTTCATCAACCCGGCGATCAGCCGCAGCAAGGTGGTCTTTCCGGCGCCATCGGGGCCGACCAGCGCACTCAACCGGCCACTGGGTACCTCCAGGGAAATCCGGTCCAGGGCCAGCTGCTGCCGGGCGCCAGCCTGGAAGTGCTTGACCACGTCGGCGGCCCGGACCGTGGCGACTGCGGCATTCATGGCGTGGCCCCCGCGCCAGGCGCCTGGTCGAGGTAGACGGTGGCCGGCATGCCAAGCCGCAGACGGTCGTCAGGGTCCTTGACCAGCACCCGGATCTCGTAGACCAGGCTGGTGCGCAAGTCCTGCGTCTCGACCGATTTCGGGGTGAACTCGGCCACCGAGGAGATGTACCCGACCTTGCCGTCGATGGCCTGGTCGGGAAAGCTGTCGGTGAATACCCGCGCGGGCTGATCCGGCCGCACCTGGCCCAGCTGACGCTCATTGACATAGGCCCGGACCCATTTGGGATCGGTCAGCGCCAGGGCGAATACCGCACGCGCAGGAGAGGCCATGTCGCCAGGCTCGAGCAGGCGCGAGCGTACCCGCGCCTGGGTCGGGGCCTTGAGCTGGGCCCGTGCGAGGTAATGCTCCAACAGGTCGAGATCGGCGCTGGAGACTTGCAGGTCGGCCGTCGCCTGGGCGATGTCCTCGTCCCGCGGCCCGATCTTGGCCAGGTTCCAGGACTCGCGCTGCTCCTGGACCTGGGCCTTGGCCACCCGCAGACGGGCAGCGGCCTGGTCCAGGCGTTGCTGGCTCACGCCCTTGCCTTGGGTCTCGTCGGCGATTCGACGCAGGCGCTGCTGTTCCAGCTGGGCCAGTTGCGCTTCGGCCTGGGCGGCATCGAAGCGCGACCTGGCCTGTTCGACCTCCTGGGGCCGGGAGCCATTCTTCAGGCGCAGCAGCGCCTGTTCCTGGGCGCTGATCCGGGCCTTGGAGCGGGCTATTTCCAGGCGCAACGTGCGCGTGTCGAGCTCGGCCAGCACCTGTCCGGCCTGCACCAGGTCGCCCTCCTCGGCATGCAGCGCGGCAATGCGCTCGCTCCCTTCAAAAGCCAGGGAGACCTGGCGGATATCGACGTTGCCATACAGCTTCAGGCGATCGTCCTCTTCCTCGGGACCGAGGAACCACCAGCAAGCCCCTGCCGTTACCGCCAGCAACACGACAACCCCTGCAATCAACTGCTTCTTCATCCATGAGTCCTTTGTTTGCCAGATCCTAATTAAAATTCAATTTGAATTGAAATTGGAAAATAACAGATACTGGCCATGAAGCAACCCCTAGGCCCGAGAACGAGGAACCCCATGAGCACTCGACGCAGAACCAGCAGAAGCGACGGCGAACACACCAGAATCCGCATCCTCGAGGTGGCTGCCCGGCTGTTTGCCCTGCATGGCTATGCCGCCACCGCGAGCAAGCTCATCTGTGAGGAAGCCGGCGCCGATCTCGCGGCCATCAACTATCACTTCGGCAGCCGGGAAGAGCTGTACAAGGCCGTGCTGATCGAAGGACACCAGCAGTTGGTCAACGTCGACACCCTGGCGCAGCTCGCTGGCAGCGATGAACCGGCGCAGACCAAGCTCGATGTGTTCATCGATACCATCGTCAGCCGGGTGCTCGATGAGCAAAGCTGGCAAAGCAAGGTCTGTGCACGGGAAATCCTGTCGCCTACGATCCATTTTTCCAGCCTTGTCCAGGAAGAAGTCATGCCCAAGTTTCGCCTGCTGGGGGCGATCATCAGCGAGATCACCGGCTTCGCACCGGGCGATCCGGCACTGGCGCGCTGCGTTATCAGCATCATTGCGCCCTGCCTCATGCTCGCGGTGATCGACCGCCAGCAAGCCAGCCCGCTCCAGGCCGTGCTGCAGCACGATGCGGATGCCCTGAAGACCCATTTCAAGCTGTTTGCCAGATCCGGGCTCGCGGCCATTGCCCGATAACCCCCTCAACTTGCCAGGCTGCCGGCCCGCTGGCGCATGGCAGCACCCAGCACGGACTTGACCCGGGACATGACAGGCCCGTCGAGGAAGAAATGCCCGCCGGGAAACACGAACTGCTCGAAACCGCAGCGGGTGTAGTTGCGCCACGGCTGCATGAATTCGGGCGGCGCGATCAGGTCATCGGTGCCGCTCAGGCAGGTGATGTCGGTGTCCAGGGCGCTGACGCGCGCGCCGACATGGGAATGAACCATCGCGATATCCGCCTGGATGATGGGCAGGTACATCTGCATCAGGTCCTCCTCGGCCAGCACCACCGCAGGCACGCCCCCCATCGCTTGCAGGACGGCCGTGGCCTGCTGCGCCGGCATCCGATGCAGCGGGGCAACCCGTTGCGGCACATGGGGCGCGACCATGCCCGACAGCACCAGCTGCAAGGGCAGGCGGCGCTGGCGCTGCTGCAGCACCTCGGCGACCGCAAACGCCAGCAGTGCCCCCATGCTGTGTCCGAAGAAACAGCAGGGAATGTCATCGCTGAACGGCTCCAGGCAATCGGCTACGGCATTGGCCGCGACCTGCAGGTCGACATACGGGGTTTCCCGGCTGCGCCCTTCCCGGCCTGGCAACTGCAAGGCATACAGGTCGACCTGGTCGTAGAGCGGCAGGAACCAGCGATGGAACACCGACGCCCCGCTTCCGGCATAGGGAAAGGTGAACAGCCGCATCTTGCCCCGTGGTCGGCTGGCATAGGGAAACCACAGGTCCTGATCCAGGCGTGACGGCGTCTGCATGTTCATTCCTCCACTCGCCGAGCCAGGGCAAAACGATCGACCTTGCCATTGGCATTGCGCGGCAGCGCGTCCAGGCACAGCATCTTGTCGATGATCATGTAGCGCGGCAGGCGTTGTGCGCAGTGGCGCTTGAGATCGATGATCGACAACGTGGCCTCGCCCTGGGGAACCAGCACGGCCCACAACTGGGCGTTCATTCCCTCCCCCGTCACCAGGACCGCGGCCTCGCTGATCAGCGGGTGGGCGAGCAAGGCCGCTTCGACTTCCCCACGCTCAATGCGGTTGCCGCGCAGCTTGAGCATATCGTCGCGCCGCCCCAGGTATTCGTAGTTGCCGTCGGCCAGTTGCCTGACCATGTCACCGGTCCGGTACGGGCCCTGCTGCGGCGACTTGCCGAAGTAACCCAGCATGACCGTGGGTCCCTCGACGATCAGCTCGCCCTCTTCATCGATCCCGCAGCGACGGCCATCGTCCTTTTGCGCCCAGACGCGGTTGCCCGATGCCGCCGTGCCGATCGGCACCGGCAGCAGGCGCTGGGGATCGACGGCAACCACGTCGAACGCGGTGCACACGTTGGTTTCGGTAGGCCCGAAAAGATTGGCCAGGCGCACGTCGGGGTAGGCCCCACGCAGTTCCCGCAGATGCTTGATCGGGAACGGCTCGCCGGCAAACAGCAGGACCCGCAGGGTCGCTTGCCGATCCGCCAGCAAGCCGCCGTCTTGCATCATCATCATGAGTACCGACGGGACCGAGTACCAGACCGTGATTTCATGGGACCTGACAAAGTCGGTCAACAACCGGGGCGAGTACGCGATGGACTCGGGCACCAGGTAGACCGTGCCGCCGCAACTGAGCGCGCCATAGAGGTCCAGCACCGACAGGTCGAAATGAAACGGCGCGTGGTTGGCGAAACGATCGCCAGGCGCGAAGGCGTAGCGCTGGCACGCCCAGTCGACAAACGCCAGGGCGTTGCCATGGCTGAGCGCCACCCCCTTGGGCACCCCCGTGGACCCCGATGTGTAGAGGATGTAGGCCAGGTCATCCGGCTGGATCCGCACCTGCGGCACCGGGCTGGCAGCGACATCGATGTTGCGCCAGTGGTGCGTGCAGGTCGGGTCGTCCAGCACCACGCAGCGAAGCGGTTGCAGCTCGGGAGTGGCCAGTTCCGGCAGCCGCGCGGCGGTGCAGATGACCAGCACGCCCTGGCAGTCATGGGCAATCTTTTCCAGGCGCGCCACCGGGCTCATCGGATCGATGGGAACGTACACCACGCCCAGCCGCAGGGCCGCCTGCATCACCGCCACCAGTTCCGCCGACTTGTGCGCCCACAGCAGGACCCGCTGCCCCTGCTTCACCCCCAGGGCACAGAACATCGCGACGAATTCCCTGGTCCGCGCTTCCAGTGCTTCGTAGCTCAGCCCGTGCTGCTCGTCCACCACCGCCAGATGCTGGGGATAGCGGGCAATGCTGTGCATTACCCGTTCATGTATCAGCTTCATAGCTTGAGCTCCCGGGCGATGATCTCGTGCTGCATGTCGGTGGTGCCGGAAAAGATCGTGGTGCCGATGGAGTCGCGCAGCATCGACTCGATGCCAAAGGCATCCAGGCAGCCCTTGCCGCCGAAGACCCGGATCGCATCGATGCTCGATGCCAGTGCCCCTTCGCTGATCGCCAGCTTCGACAGGGCGATGTTCAGTTGCCCCGGTTCACCCTGGTCCATGCCCCAGCACGCCCTGAACAGCAGCAGTCGGGCCGATTCCAGGCGCAGCTTCATCTGGGCGATGCGATGGGAAACCGCCTGGTTGTCGCCAATTGGCTTGCCGAACTGGCGACGGGTACGGGCGTGTTCGATGGTCTGGGCCAACTGGCGCTCCATCATTCCGAGGAATGCCGCGAACAGGCAGGCACGCTCCCACCCCATCGAACTCTGGAATACCTGCCTGCCTTGCCCTTCCTCGCCCAGGCGATTGATTGCAGGTACCGGGCAATCATCGAAGAACACTTCACCGGCCGGACAGCTCTTCAGGCACACCTTGCTCAGCGGATCGCTGACGCGGATGCCCGCCGTATGGCGCTGCACCACGAAACCGCTGACACCCAGCGCGCCGTACTCGGGGTTGCTGGTGGCATAGGTCACGAAGATGTCGGCGATCGGCGCATTGCCGGCAAAACTCTTGTGCCCGCTGAGGCGATAACTGCCGTCGGCCTGTAGCCAGGCCCGGGTTTTCAGGTTGCTCGAATCCGACCCGGCCTCGGGCTCGGTGATCGCGTTGGAACCGATGAACTCGCCACTGGCCAGCTTGGGCAGGACTTCGCGCTTGATCTGCTCCGAGGCGAACTCGGCGATGGGCATGGCGCAGGCGAACTGATGCGCCGCCGCCGCAAACACCAGCCCCATGTCGCTGCAGCCCAGGCCGAATGCATGCATCGCAATGGCCGTCGACAGGGCCCCGAGGCCCTGGCCGCCGTATTCCCGGGGAATCGACAGCCCCAGCAGTCCGGCCTCACCGCAGATCGCCCACTGCTGAGCCGTGAAATAGTTCGAATGCCGGTTGCGGGCCTCGGCCAGCGGGCCGGCGCACACCTGGGCAATCATTGCTGCATGTTGGGTCTGGGCGACGTCATAGCTGAAGTCCATTTCAACTCTCCTTGCGCATGGAAGGTTTTCTGAAGGATCGATAGAAGATCAGCCGCCCGACCTCTGAAGGCACCTGCATGAGGCCCCACCAGAGGGCCTTGAGCTTGCGCAAGGTGGTCAGCTGATAGACACGAGCGTGAGGATTAGCAAAATCAAAAATAGGCGGCACAAAACTGGCCTTGGCCAGCTCCGCAAAAATGCTGGCTGCTGCTTGCGCAGCAGAAACCTGGGTGTTCTTGACGTCATCGCAAAGCCCCAGCGTGGTGTTGAGAATATCCTTGTACCCCTGGTACAGGGGCATCCAGAAACCATCCTCGGCGAGTCGATCGATCTCATCGAACGCATGTGGATCCAGGGACTTGGCAAAGGCATCGTTGACTTTGCGCGCGGTGATCGTGGCGGCGATCGACTGCAACAGCCAGACCCGGGCAAAGGCATTCCACAGTTCGGGGTCGCGAAAGGCGACATAGGCTCCTGCGGCGATGCGATCGCTCAGGGTGATGATGCTGTCCTGGGTCACGATGAACTCGTTGAGGGCACGGCTGCGGTAATCACCGCTGCGCACGGCATCGATCAAGCGATGGGCCAGCCCCAGGACCAGCTCCGCTCCGTTGGAGAGCTTGCGCGAGAACAGCAGGTCGTTGGTCGCCGCCCCTTCATCGAACATCAGGCAGCGGCGCTCGAGCACCGAGGGATAGACCTGGTTCAGCGGCTCGCGAACCGTCCATTCGCGTACTCGCCTGGCGCCGGACAGGTGCTTGCCCAGCCCCGGGTACTTGTCGATCAGCCCGGCCAGCACCTGATCGCCGTCCTTGCCCTGGCAGGCGTCCTCGCGCAATGACACCAGCACGCTGGCCAGCGGGTTGCGCGAATGCGCGTGGTTGTCGAAAGGAATGATGCCGACCCAGCCCTCCGCGAAGACGTGATGCAGCGTGCCGTCATGCCACCGGCCGGGGAAATCGTCGTCCACGCACTCGTCGAACGGCACCACCCCGAGCATGTGGGTGGAGAACTCCCGGGTCCGGGTCTGCAGCGGGCAGGCCAGCGACTCCAGCCCTGCCTGGCGGGCGATCACCTGGCCGGCAAGGCTGCCATCGACGATGAAATCGGCACTGACCCATCCCCCCTGTGCCACTGCCACCTTGACCCCGGCATCATCGAGCACGACCCGGGGGGCATCCTCGATCTCCACCAGTTGCACCCCGTAACGCACCGCCGCCGCCAGCAGGTAGGCGTCGATGTCCGGCCTGAACAAGTGGTTCTCGCCATGTTCGGAGGGCACGTTGAACTGCAACGCCTTGCCCATGTCCACGGCCCGAGTGCACTGGTGGTAGATGAAACCCAGGTTCTTCTTCACCCCGGATGAGGGCATGACCTTCTGGTGGATATCGCGGGTACGGGCAATGTTCTTTATTTCCGGCACCGAATACCGGTCGGCAATCAACTCGAAGATCATCGAGGTGTAGGGAATCGTCGCCTCCCCCGTCAGGTCGGGCGGCATGTGGCGGTTGCGCAGCAAGCCGACACGCACATCGTTTCTGGCCAGGCAGGCGGCGAGCATCGTCACGCTGATGCTGTTGCCTGCCAGAAGCACGTCGTAATGGTTTGGCACCTGGCCAAACAGCACATCATTCATAACCACCTCAATGGCAGATCATTCGTCAGGTATCCGGGTCACAGGCCGGTCAGGCCTCGGCCAGGCAGCCCTGCTCCCTTATCGAGCGGGCCAGGAAATCCGGCCACATCAGGCCCGGGCATTCGAGAAACTCGCGAGCCTTGATCTCCAGCTTCAGATCGCGGCGACAGCGGGCAACCATGTCCATGACCAGCAATGAATCCAGGCCGTAGTCCATCAGGCTGCCGCCATCTTCGAGCTTGGCGCGCACTTGCTCGGTCTTGACCCCCAGCAGCTGGGCGTACTGTTCCCAGACGTAGTCATCGAGCAAGGCCAGCGCGCCGGCTTCATCGACGGCCGAGAGTTGCTCCAGGATGTCGACGTTCATGCTGTCGGCAGGCCTGGCTGCCGGCGCCTGGGTGCGGATGTATTCCAGCAGCGGCTGGGGGCCGCGCGATTCCAGCAGCGGCTTGAAGCGGTTCCAGTCCACGCCCGACACCACTAGCTGGGTCAGGTCGCTGGCCAGGACCCGTGACAACAGGCCGATGTTCTGCGCCGGGGCGATCTGCTTCAGGCCGACACTGGTGAGGAAATCCAGCACCTGCTCGTCGAACAGGTGGCTGCCTCCCGCCCAGAGCCCCCAGTCGATCACCAGCGCGCTCAACCCCAGGCGCTGGCGATGCCAGGCCAGGCCATCGAGGAACTGGTTGGCTGCGGCGTAGCTGGCCACGTGCTGCGAGCCCCAGACACTGGCGATGGTCGAGCACATGACGAAGAAGTCCAGGTCCAGGCCCAGGGAGAGTTCGTGCAGCAGCCAGGTGCCTTCGACCTTCGGGCGCATGACCTGGTCGAAGCTGTCGTTGTCGACTTCCTCGAGGTCTTGCGGGATGGAGATGCCCGCCGCGTGGAAGATCCCCTTCAGCCTGTGGCCCGCGGCTGCCAGGTCGGCGAATACCCGCTGCATGTCCTGGCGCGAGGTGATGTCCGCCTGGACGTAGCGGACCTGCGAGGCGAACTCGCCGAACCGCTGCAGCTCGGCACCGACCCGCTCCAGCGGGCGGCGGCCAGTGATGACCACCTGGGCCGCGCCCTTGTCGAGCAGCCACTGGGCCATGGCCAGGCCGATTCCGCCCATGCCGCCGGTGATCAGGTAGCTGCCCCGGGCGCAAGGGGCATAGGCACGGGTGGGCAGGCGCGTCTCGCTGAAGGCGTT
Coding sequences:
- a CDS encoding ABC transporter permease; translated protein: MSELNGSASGFRRRLVALTKKEFRQLLRDKSNMAIGVILPIVLILIFGYGLSLDIRNTPLAVVLEDSSPVAREVVAKLESSAYFAVTRVTSMAEAQALMDKRRVDGIVRVPADFSRRLEQHDARLQLLLHGADANSAATLGRYVRGALAVWQQQRLDRTLQAPASGRVVIVERMWFNAANSSTWYLVPGLIALIMTLVGAFLTSLVLAREWERGTLESLFVTPVKSIEILLAKIIPYFVVGLLGLLMCLVSARLLFQVPIQGSLVLLLFSSMLYLLVTLGIGLLISAKTRNQFLASQIAIIFSFLPALMLSGFLFDLRNVPTFIRVVGSILPATYFMELVKTLFLAGNNGPLVLKNLAILTAYAVLLLNAARLCTRKKLD
- a CDS encoding ATP-binding cassette domain-containing protein; this translates as MNAAVATVRAADVVKHFQAGARQQLALDRISLEVPSGRLSALVGPDGAGKTTLLRLIAGLMKADAGQLSVLGLDVGAQPQQVQDRISYMPQKFGLYEDLTVQENLELYADLHGVCGPQRDERFSRLLQMMDLERFRSRLAGQLSGGMKQKLGLACTLVRSPQLLLLDEPTVGVDPLSRRELWSIIEQLIEQENLTVLISTAYMDEAQRCAQVFVLYQGRLIAQGPPAHLCELAQGMCYGVVPRHGTPARSLQARLLDDREHVIDAVPEGGKVRFIRDARASLAQIEPLADLAEPRALAARLEDGFMVLLRQQVKDAVVVTAEPPPAANDSADDIAEERAVVIEVRDLVRKFGDFTAVANTSFQVLKGEIFGLLGPNGAGKTTTFRMLCGLLPASSGYLEVAGVNLRTARAAARRKIGYVSQKFALYANLSAVENLRFFGGAYGLHGARLHERMALMLEQFDLDEHKHARSGELPGGYKQRLAMAVALLHEPQILFLDEPTSGIDPLARRAFWRRITALAQSGTTIVITTHFMEEAEYCDRIVIQDAGRLLALGTPEQVRQQGSEALADMDSAFIAVVERARAQARATGQ
- a CDS encoding HlyD family efflux transporter periplasmic adaptor subunit encodes the protein MKKQLIAGVVVLLAVTAGACWWFLGPEEEDDRLKLYGNVDIRQVSLAFEGSERIAALHAEEGDLVQAGQVLAELDTRTLRLEIARSKARISAQEQALLRLKNGSRPQEVEQARSRFDAAQAEAQLAQLEQQRLRRIADETQGKGVSQQRLDQAAARLRVAKAQVQEQRESWNLAKIGPRDEDIAQATADLQVSSADLDLLEHYLARAQLKAPTQARVRSRLLEPGDMASPARAVFALALTDPKWVRAYVNERQLGQVRPDQPARVFTDSFPDQAIDGKVGYISSVAEFTPKSVETQDLRTSLVYEIRVLVKDPDDRLRLGMPATVYLDQAPGAGATP
- a CDS encoding TetR/AcrR family transcriptional regulator, producing the protein MSTRRRTSRSDGEHTRIRILEVAARLFALHGYAATASKLICEEAGADLAAINYHFGSREELYKAVLIEGHQQLVNVDTLAQLAGSDEPAQTKLDVFIDTIVSRVLDEQSWQSKVCAREILSPTIHFSSLVQEEVMPKFRLLGAIISEITGFAPGDPALARCVISIIAPCLMLAVIDRQQASPLQAVLQHDADALKTHFKLFARSGLAAIAR
- a CDS encoding thioesterase II family protein, whose product is MQTPSRLDQDLWFPYASRPRGKMRLFTFPYAGSGASVFHRWFLPLYDQVDLYALQLPGREGRSRETPYVDLQVAANAVADCLEPFSDDIPCCFFGHSMGALLAFAVAEVLQQRQRRLPLQLVLSGMVAPHVPQRVAPLHRMPAQQATAVLQAMGGVPAVVLAEEDLMQMYLPIIQADIAMVHSHVGARVSALDTDITCLSGTDDLIAPPEFMQPWRNYTRCGFEQFVFPGGHFFLDGPVMSRVKSVLGAAMRQRAGSLAS
- a CDS encoding amino acid adenylation domain-containing protein translates to MKLIHERVMHSIARYPQHLAVVDEQHGLSYEALEARTREFVAMFCALGVKQGQRVLLWAHKSAELVAVMQAALRLGVVYVPIDPMSPVARLEKIAHDCQGVLVICTAARLPELATPELQPLRCVVLDDPTCTHHWRNIDVAASPVPQVRIQPDDLAYILYTSGSTGVPKGVALSHGNALAFVDWACQRYAFAPGDRFANHAPFHFDLSVLDLYGALSCGGTVYLVPESIAYSPRLLTDFVRSHEITVWYSVPSVLMMMMQDGGLLADRQATLRVLLFAGEPFPIKHLRELRGAYPDVRLANLFGPTETNVCTAFDVVAVDPQRLLPVPIGTAASGNRVWAQKDDGRRCGIDEEGELIVEGPTVMLGYFGKSPQQGPYRTGDMVRQLADGNYEYLGRRDDMLKLRGNRIERGEVEAALLAHPLISEAAVLVTGEGMNAQLWAVLVPQGEATLSIIDLKRHCAQRLPRYMIIDKMLCLDALPRNANGKVDRFALARRVEE
- the pltE gene encoding L-prolyl-[peptidyl-carrier protein] dehydrogenase, with the translated sequence MDFSYDVAQTQHAAMIAQVCAGPLAEARNRHSNYFTAQQWAICGEAGLLGLSIPREYGGQGLGALSTAIAMHAFGLGCSDMGLVFAAAAHQFACAMPIAEFASEQIKREVLPKLASGEFIGSNAITEPEAGSDSSNLKTRAWLQADGSYRLSGHKSFAGNAPIADIFVTYATSNPEYGALGVSGFVVQRHTAGIRVSDPLSKVCLKSCPAGEVFFDDCPVPAINRLGEEGQGRQVFQSSMGWERACLFAAFLGMMERQLAQTIEHARTRRQFGKPIGDNQAVSHRIAQMKLRLESARLLLFRACWGMDQGEPGQLNIALSKLAISEGALASSIDAIRVFGGKGCLDAFGIESMLRDSIGTTIFSGTTDMQHEIIARELKL
- a CDS encoding NAD(P)/FAD-dependent oxidoreductase, which encodes MNDVLFGQVPNHYDVLLAGNSISVTMLAACLARNDVRVGLLRNRHMPPDLTGEATIPYTSMIFELIADRYSVPEIKNIARTRDIHQKVMPSSGVKKNLGFIYHQCTRAVDMGKALQFNVPSEHGENHLFRPDIDAYLLAAAVRYGVQLVEIEDAPRVVLDDAGVKVAVAQGGWVSADFIVDGSLAGQVIARQAGLESLACPLQTRTREFSTHMLGVVPFDECVDDDFPGRWHDGTLHHVFAEGWVGIIPFDNHAHSRNPLASVLVSLREDACQGKDGDQVLAGLIDKYPGLGKHLSGARRVREWTVREPLNQVYPSVLERRCLMFDEGAATNDLLFSRKLSNGAELVLGLAHRLIDAVRSGDYRSRALNEFIVTQDSIITLSDRIAAGAYVAFRDPELWNAFARVWLLQSIAATITARKVNDAFAKSLDPHAFDEIDRLAEDGFWMPLYQGYKDILNTTLGLCDDVKNTQVSAAQAAASIFAELAKASFVPPIFDFANPHARVYQLTTLRKLKALWWGLMQVPSEVGRLIFYRSFRKPSMRKES